The following coding sequences lie in one Fusarium poae strain DAOMC 252244 chromosome 1, whole genome shotgun sequence genomic window:
- a CDS encoding hypothetical protein (TransMembrane:2 (o45-64i214-232o)~BUSCO:54186at5125), whose amino-acid sequence MSDLTDDYPPQCEATQVSFLSSDSYTVPLPHHHLPNIKGNSKSPLTMRITSFFSTIYAAVLVVAEQRSAQIYVQPIQSSPSLPQPLAEIAYDAASLISTEVVSYEAPELPETATLVRVGIYDPKSEKWIAGTTAASTENFDRGYAPTILLSVDESGDVRSVTLKGVRVDAGQTRDFGPKAIVIADKKGSQPELNKPVVLSPGGRKAAEEEPKSFLQKYWWLIAIVVVMSLAGGEK is encoded by the exons ATGTCTGACTTAACCGACGATTACCCGCCGCAGTGTGAAGCTACCCAGGTGTCGTTTCTAAGCTCCGATAGCTATACTGtccctcttcctcatcatcatctccccAATATCAAGGGGAATTCCAAATCGCCACTGACAATGAGGATCACGAGCTTTTTCTCCACAATCTACGCTGCCGTGCTTGTCGTAGCCGAGCAGCGCAGCGCCCAAATCTATGTCCAGCCCATCCAATCCTCACCCTCACTACCTCAACCCCTAGCCGAGATCGCCTACGACGCCGCCTCCCTCATCTCCACCGAGGTTGTTTCCTACGAGGCTCCTGAGCTACCCGAGACGGCGACGCTTGTCCGCGTTGGTATCTATGATCCTAAGTCTGAGAAATGGATTGCCGGCACCACCGCTGCCTCGACGGAAAACTTTGACCGTGGTTACGCACCTACAATATTGCTCTCCGTAGACGAGAGCGGTGATGTGCGCAGCGTGACGCTCAAGGGTGTCAGAGTTGATGCTGGGCAGACGAGGGACTTTGGGCCCAAGGCGATTGTGATTGCGGATAAGAAGGGCAGTCAGCCTGAGCTGAACAAGCCGGTTGTACTGTCACCTGGTGGTAGAAAGGCTGCCGAGGAGGAGCCCAAATCATTTTTGCAAAA GTACTGGTGGCTCATCGCCATTGTGGTGGTTATGTCTTTGGCTGGAGGCGAGAAATag
- a CDS encoding hypothetical protein (BUSCO:55441at5125), whose product MFTTLPDFTPRDSHSLWYRSSRSPYIPPGPLDDFNEGAQNQQHGANQARQRTKIIERSALARLAADEQYIQRRRLNVQNYGSGWLKPPGVPKTLHQMREEKREQEEHQEAMRREQLAQELAEAGVEGAPGEEGTMDDVQLDGAQDLDDEIPDADEGFGYDHDDDEDEEEEEEEEEEEDGEEEEDGDGEETDDEALRAERQNNLMAAHMRMGDDAFREALVRGEPDANDMYDEAEEYEEEETNGQLLDEEDFVQDDDLGMDMDADLDEDIPEAESQGYEHTDSEAELSSSEQRSSSDEEEEDDDIDTSFQPRSTTLPPPLSPTFHGGRSLMSHPRASMDLSNLLSQDGSSFMHSSPVGRRPRQ is encoded by the exons ATGTTCACCACACTACCAGACTTCACACCACGAGAC TCGCATTCTCTGTGGTACAGATCCTCACGCAGTCCTTACATCCCACCTGGGCCTCTCGACGACTTTAACGAAGGCGCGCAAAACCAACAACATGGCGCAAACCAAGCGCGACAACGAACCAAAATCATCGAGCGATCAGCTCTCGCTCGACTTGCTGCTGATGAGCAATACATTCAGCGACGACGATTGAATGTCCAGAACTATGGAAGCGGCTGGCTCAAACCTCCAGGTGTTCCAAAGACACTCCATCAAATGCGCGAGGAGAAGCGAGAGCAAGAGGAACACCAAGAAGCAATGCGCCGAGAACAGCTGGCACAAGAGCTGGCCGAAGCCGGGGTCGAAGGCGCGCCTGGAGAAGAAGGGACGATGGACGATGTGCAGCTTGACGGAGCGCAGGACCTAGATGATGAAATCCCGGACGCTGATGAAGGGTTTGGCTATGAtcatgacgacgacgaagatgaagaggaagaggaagaggaggaggaggaggaggacggagaagaagaggaggacggAGATGGCGAAGAGACAGATGACGAAGCCCTGAGGGCAGAGCGTCAGAATAATCTCATGGCTGCACACATGCGAATGGGCGACGACGCTTTCCGCGAAGCACTTGTACGCGGCGAGCCAGATGCTAATGACATGTACGATGAAGCGGAAGAatacgaagaagaggagacTAATGGCCAACTTCTCGACGAGGAAGATTTCGTCCAGGATGATGACCTTGGCATGGACATGGACGCTGATCTTGACGAGGACATTCCCGAGGCAGAGAGTCAGGGTTATGAGCACACCGACTCTGAAGCCGAACTTTCGAGCAGTGAACAGCGGTCCAGCagcgacgaggaagaggaggatgatgacattgACACCAGCTTCCAGCCTCGCTCTACGACTCTCCCACCGCCGCTATCACCCACGTTTCACGGCGGTCGGTCACTCATGTCACACCCTCGCGCCAGTATGGACCTGAGCAACTTGCTCTCCCAAGACGGTAGCAGCTTCATGCACAGCAGTCCCGTCGGACGACGACCCCGTCAATGA
- a CDS encoding hypothetical protein (TransMembrane:1 (i152-173o)~BUSCO:54606at5125): MAQRFGASSLHQRDSRSALFEGYNGDAASRRPVSASPNRGYGYGGYGAPSPSPLGQGGFDSSRPASFRSATPNKRGQYSDAVLNELESQNDAQVEGILGKVKVLKDMTVAIGDEIRESSALAEKMNDTFDSTRLRLRGTMNRMLVMAQRTGVGWKVWLIFFAAVTMLFIYVWLF; this comes from the exons ATGGCGCAACG ATTCGGCGCTTCGTCGCTTCATCAGCGTGACTCGCGCAGCGCTCTCTTCGAGGGATACAATGGTGACGCAGCCTCGCGACGACCTGTCAGCGCAAGCCCGAACCGAGGATATGGCTACGGCGGATACGGCGCCccttctccctctcctctagGACAGGGTGGTTTCGACAGTTCAAGGCCCGCTTCATTTCGTTCTGCGACACCGAATAAGAGGGGCCAGTACAGCGATGCGGTTCTCAACGAGCTTGAGAGCCAGAACGATGCGCAGGTGGAGGGTATTCTGGGCAAGGTTAAGGTGCTCAAGGAT ATGACTGTCGCTATCGGAGATGAGATTCGCGAGTCCTCAGCGTTGGCGGAGAAGATGAACGATACTTTCGACTCGACTCGCTTGCGTCTTAGGGGCACTATGAACCGCATGCTTGTCATGGCTCAGCGCACTGGTGTAGGGTGGAAGGTCTGGCTTATCTTTTTCGCCGCCGTTACCATGCTCTTCATTTACGTGTGGCTGTTTTGA